A genomic segment from Micromonospora echinaurantiaca encodes:
- a CDS encoding MFS transporter: MSALSVRQVRRRFLLLHGLRWLPTGLMIPVMILLMQERGLTLSQIGLVSVAQGLVVLALELPTGGFADALGRRPVLVTAWLINLGALALFAVADSFALFFLVWALQGVFRALDSGPLESWYVDATLAADPDAKYEPGLGYAGTVIGVAISAGALLGGGLVALGPVGPVSALTVPVLVAIALQAVALVALLVLLREVRPARGAGALRASVVEAPRMVGQAVGLLRRSRVLLALVAVELFWGFGMVTFESLLPVRLAEVVGDPDRAAALLGPANSAAWLAGAAGAALTPLLLRWLGAAPSAALLRIVQGATVVGMGLFAGPVGVLVAYLACYTVHGASNPLHMGLLHRQVDGPYRTSVISLNSMMGQPGFAVGAIVLTALADTVSVTAAMLVGAVVLAVAAPLYLPAWRAGRTDPPAAGATPDAAGNPGALPGDEPASPRSEVPAPTPARNG; encoded by the coding sequence GTGAGCGCCCTGTCCGTACGCCAGGTCCGGCGTCGCTTCCTGCTGCTGCACGGGCTGCGCTGGCTGCCCACCGGCCTGATGATCCCGGTGATGATCCTGCTGATGCAGGAGCGCGGCCTGACGCTGTCCCAGATCGGCCTGGTGTCCGTCGCCCAGGGGCTGGTCGTGCTGGCCCTGGAGCTGCCCACCGGCGGGTTCGCCGACGCGCTCGGGCGCCGCCCGGTCCTGGTCACCGCCTGGCTGATCAACCTCGGCGCCCTCGCGCTCTTCGCGGTGGCCGACTCGTTCGCGCTCTTCTTTCTGGTGTGGGCGTTGCAGGGCGTCTTCCGGGCGCTGGACAGCGGCCCGCTGGAGTCCTGGTACGTCGACGCCACGCTGGCCGCCGATCCCGACGCGAAGTACGAGCCGGGCCTCGGCTACGCCGGCACCGTCATCGGCGTGGCGATCAGTGCCGGCGCGCTGCTCGGCGGCGGCCTGGTCGCGCTCGGTCCGGTCGGGCCGGTCAGCGCGCTCACCGTACCGGTGCTGGTGGCGATCGCCCTCCAGGCGGTGGCCCTGGTCGCCCTGCTGGTGCTGCTGCGGGAGGTCCGCCCGGCCCGGGGCGCCGGCGCGCTGCGGGCGTCGGTCGTCGAGGCGCCCCGGATGGTGGGCCAGGCGGTCGGCCTGCTGCGTCGCTCCCGGGTGCTGCTCGCGCTGGTGGCCGTCGAGCTGTTCTGGGGCTTCGGGATGGTCACCTTCGAGTCGCTGCTGCCGGTGCGGCTCGCCGAGGTGGTCGGCGACCCCGACCGGGCGGCGGCGCTGCTCGGGCCGGCCAACTCGGCGGCCTGGCTGGCCGGCGCGGCCGGGGCCGCGCTCACCCCGCTGCTGCTGCGCTGGCTGGGCGCCGCGCCGAGCGCCGCGCTGCTGCGCATCGTCCAGGGCGCCACGGTGGTCGGGATGGGGCTCTTCGCCGGCCCGGTCGGCGTGCTGGTCGCCTACCTGGCCTGCTACACGGTGCACGGGGCGTCCAACCCGCTGCACATGGGGCTGCTGCACCGGCAGGTCGACGGTCCCTACCGGACCAGCGTGATCTCGCTGAACTCGATGATGGGCCAGCCCGGCTTCGCGGTCGGCGCGATCGTGCTCACCGCGCTCGCCGACACGGTGAGCGTCACCGCCGCGATGCTGGTCGGTGCGGTGGTGCTGGCCGTCGCCGCCCCGCTCTACCTGCCCGCCTGGCGCGCCGGCCGCACCGACCCGCCGGCCGCCGGCGCCACCCCGGACGCCGCCGGGAACCCCGGCGCGCTGCCAGGTGACGAACCGGCGTCGCCACGATCGGAGGTGCCCGCCCCCACCCCGGCCCGCAACGGTTGA
- a CDS encoding ArsR/SmtB family transcription factor — protein MSDERAEPRAVRLNHQQVRVLAHPLRMRLVGALRVKGPATATTLAELLHTNTGATSYHLRQLAEVGLVVEAPDLASGRQRWWRAAHDVTNWESTDFDDDPDARAAIEWIQGDQVRHLVEHAERWFARQHEWSVAWRDALGMGDIFMTMSPARLEQLKTEMWELLERHREESDADAPDAEQVQVFVAAYPLFEEMR, from the coding sequence ATGAGCGACGAGAGAGCCGAGCCCCGCGCCGTCCGGCTGAACCATCAGCAGGTGCGGGTGCTGGCCCACCCGCTGCGGATGCGGCTGGTCGGCGCGCTGCGGGTGAAGGGGCCCGCCACCGCCACCACGCTCGCCGAGCTGCTGCACACCAACACCGGCGCGACCAGCTACCACCTGCGCCAGCTCGCCGAGGTCGGCCTGGTCGTCGAGGCCCCCGACCTGGCCAGCGGGCGGCAGCGCTGGTGGCGGGCCGCGCACGACGTCACCAACTGGGAGTCCACCGACTTCGACGACGACCCGGACGCCCGGGCCGCCATCGAGTGGATCCAGGGCGACCAGGTGCGGCACCTGGTGGAGCACGCCGAGCGGTGGTTCGCCCGCCAGCACGAGTGGTCGGTTGCCTGGCGGGACGCCCTCGGCATGGGCGACATCTTCATGACCATGTCGCCGGCCCGGCTGGAGCAGCTCAAGACCGAGATGTGGGAGCTGCTGGAGCGTCACCGCGAGGAGAGCGACGCCGACGCGCCCGACGCCGAACAGGTTCAGGTCTTCGTGGCCGCCTACCCACTGTTTGAGGAGATGCGATGA
- a CDS encoding SDR family oxidoreductase yields the protein MRLLVVGGSGFLGREVCRQAVNAGWSVVGTYHSGAIGVPGVAARRLDVTDRAAVRALVAEVRPDAVVGTPYRYGDWAVTADGAAHVGYAAAEAGARLVHISSDALHAGRPEPYGDDEPPSPVFPYGAAKAAAETAVRALDPGAALVRTSLIVGEGSKQIQLCHDALAGRASLFTDELRCPVDVTDLAAAVLELVDTDYAGPLNVAGPDAVSRAELGLLVAAASGIDPAGMKTSTGAAAGVLRPTDVRLDSSRAAGLLRTRLRGVRELLAG from the coding sequence ATGAGGCTGCTCGTGGTGGGGGGTAGTGGGTTTCTGGGGCGGGAGGTGTGCCGGCAGGCGGTGAATGCCGGGTGGTCGGTGGTGGGGACGTACCACTCGGGGGCGATCGGGGTGCCCGGGGTGGCGGCGCGGCGGCTGGACGTGACCGACCGGGCCGCGGTCCGCGCGCTGGTCGCCGAGGTGCGCCCGGACGCGGTCGTCGGCACCCCCTACCGCTACGGCGACTGGGCGGTCACCGCGGACGGCGCGGCGCATGTCGGGTACGCCGCGGCCGAGGCGGGGGCCCGGCTGGTGCACATCTCCAGCGACGCGCTGCACGCCGGCCGCCCCGAGCCGTACGGCGACGACGAGCCGCCCAGCCCGGTGTTCCCGTACGGCGCGGCGAAGGCGGCGGCCGAGACGGCGGTCCGCGCCCTCGACCCGGGCGCGGCGCTGGTGCGTACCTCGCTGATCGTGGGGGAGGGGAGCAAGCAGATCCAGCTCTGCCACGACGCCCTCGCCGGCCGGGCGAGCCTGTTCACCGACGAACTCCGCTGCCCGGTCGACGTCACCGACCTGGCCGCCGCCGTGCTGGAACTTGTCGACACCGACTACGCCGGCCCGCTCAACGTGGCCGGCCCGGACGCGGTCAGCCGCGCCGAACTGGGCCTGCTGGTCGCCGCGGCCTCCGGCATCGACCCGGCCGGCATGAAGACCAGCACCGGCGCTGCCGCGGGCGTGCTCCGGCCGACCGACGTACGCCTCGACTCGTCCCGGGCCGCCGGACTGCTGCGCACCCGGCTGCGCGGCGTCCGGGAACTCCTGGCCGGCTGA
- the aspS gene encoding aspartate--tRNA ligase, with the protein MIRTHDAGSLRATDAGTTVTLAGWVARRRDHGGVIFVDLRDGSGVVQVVFREEDAHALRNEFCVRVTGEVTRRPEGNENPDLPTGEVEVTAAELEVLSEAAPLPLPVDDQVEAGDDVRLRYRYLDLRRSGPAKAMRLRSRANQLARAVLHERDFLEIETPTLTRSTPEGARDFLVPVRLQPGSWYALPQSPQLFKQLLMVGGMERYYQIARCYRDEDFRADRQPEFTQLDIEMSFVTEDDVIDLGEAIVAALWSDLAGHEISRPIPRITWHDAMARYGSDKPDLRYGVELTELTDYLRGTEFRVFAGAIDAGGYVGAVVMPGGAAQSRKELDGWQDWAKARGARGLAYVVLDAETGEARGPVAKNLSEAHLAGLADAVGAKPGDAIFFAASANTREAQELLGAARIEIAKRAGLVDESAWAFCWVVDAPMFERTDEGGWTAVHHPFTSPNADWVDRFEEAPDRALAYAYDIVCNGNEIGGGSIRIHRGDVQRRVFDLLGITPEEAQDKFGFLLEAFKYGPPPHGGIAFGWDRVCMLLAGADSIREVIAFPKTRGGFDPLTGAPTPITAQQRTEAGIDAKPKPQAAPHTGTAGPAAPVADPT; encoded by the coding sequence GTGATCCGTACCCATGACGCCGGCAGCCTGCGCGCGACGGACGCCGGCACCACGGTGACGCTCGCCGGGTGGGTGGCCCGCCGGCGCGACCACGGCGGCGTGATCTTCGTCGACCTGCGCGACGGCTCCGGCGTGGTCCAGGTGGTGTTCCGCGAGGAGGACGCGCACGCGCTGCGCAACGAGTTCTGCGTCCGGGTGACCGGCGAGGTGACCCGCCGCCCCGAGGGCAACGAGAACCCCGACCTGCCCACCGGCGAGGTCGAGGTGACCGCCGCCGAGCTGGAGGTGCTCTCCGAGGCCGCGCCGCTGCCGCTGCCGGTGGACGACCAGGTCGAGGCCGGTGACGACGTCCGGCTCCGCTACCGCTACCTGGACCTGCGCCGCAGCGGGCCGGCGAAGGCCATGCGGCTGCGCTCGCGGGCCAACCAGCTCGCCCGCGCGGTGCTGCACGAGCGCGACTTCCTGGAGATCGAGACCCCGACGCTGACCCGCTCGACCCCCGAGGGCGCCCGCGACTTCCTGGTGCCGGTGCGCCTGCAGCCCGGCAGCTGGTACGCGCTGCCGCAGTCCCCGCAGCTGTTCAAGCAGCTGCTGATGGTCGGCGGCATGGAGCGGTACTACCAGATCGCCCGCTGCTACCGGGACGAGGACTTCCGCGCCGACCGGCAGCCGGAGTTCACCCAGCTCGACATCGAGATGTCCTTCGTCACCGAGGACGACGTGATCGACCTCGGCGAGGCGATCGTCGCGGCGCTCTGGTCCGACCTGGCCGGGCACGAGATCTCCCGGCCGATCCCGCGGATCACCTGGCACGACGCGATGGCCCGGTACGGCTCGGACAAGCCGGACCTGCGCTACGGCGTCGAGCTGACCGAGCTGACCGACTACCTGCGCGGCACCGAGTTCCGGGTGTTCGCCGGCGCGATCGACGCGGGCGGCTACGTCGGCGCGGTCGTCATGCCGGGCGGCGCGGCGCAGAGCCGCAAGGAGCTGGACGGCTGGCAGGACTGGGCCAAGGCGCGCGGCGCGCGCGGCCTGGCGTACGTGGTGCTCGACGCGGAGACCGGCGAGGCCCGTGGCCCGGTGGCCAAGAACCTCTCCGAGGCGCACCTGGCCGGGCTGGCCGACGCGGTCGGCGCCAAGCCGGGCGACGCCATCTTCTTCGCCGCCAGCGCCAACACCCGGGAGGCGCAGGAACTGCTCGGCGCGGCTCGGATCGAGATCGCCAAGCGGGCCGGGCTGGTCGACGAGAGCGCCTGGGCGTTCTGCTGGGTGGTCGACGCGCCGATGTTCGAGCGCACCGACGAGGGCGGCTGGACGGCCGTGCACCACCCGTTCACCTCGCCGAACGCCGACTGGGTGGACCGGTTCGAGGAGGCGCCGGACCGGGCGCTGGCGTATGCGTACGACATCGTCTGCAACGGCAACGAGATCGGCGGCGGCTCGATCCGTATCCACCGCGGCGACGTGCAGCGCCGGGTCTTCGACCTGCTCGGCATCACGCCCGAGGAGGCGCAGGACAAGTTCGGCTTCCTGCTGGAGGCGTTCAAGTACGGCCCGCCGCCGCACGGCGGCATCGCGTTCGGCTGGGACCGGGTCTGCATGCTGCTCGCCGGCGCGGACTCGATCCGCGAGGTGATCGCGTTCCCGAAGACCCGGGGCGGCTTCGACCCGCTGACCGGCGCGCCGACCCCGATCACCGCCCAGCAGCGCACCGAGGCCGGCATCGACGCCAAGCCGAAGCCGCAGGCCGCCCCGCACACCGGCACCGCCGGCCCCGCCGCCCCGGTGGCCGACCCCACCTGA
- a CDS encoding S1 family peptidase, with protein sequence MRPTRSSLRRAVTVAAAGALVAGSLLGAPAQAAPAAATPDAAAGLAERLGDRSAGTYADASGKMVVTVTDAAAAREVRAAGATPKLVTRGAAELARATAELENGAKIPGTAWWTDPATNQVVVSVDSTITGAKLDRVKAAAARTNGAVRIEAEPGVLSTRISGGHAIYAGGGGRCSLGFNVRSGSTYYFLTAGHCTNISSSWYSNSSQTNLLGTRTGSSFPGNDYGIVRHNNSANAAGNVYLYNGSYRDITAAGNAYVNQSVQRSGSTTGLRSGRVTALNATVNYAEGSVSGLIRTTVCAQPGDSGGPLFAGSTALGLTSGGSGNCTTGGTTYFQPVTEALSRYGVSIF encoded by the coding sequence ATGCGACCCACGAGGTCATCTCTCCGTCGCGCCGTCACCGTGGCCGCGGCCGGAGCCCTGGTCGCCGGCTCGCTGCTCGGCGCCCCCGCCCAGGCGGCACCCGCGGCTGCCACCCCCGATGCCGCGGCCGGCCTGGCTGAGCGACTCGGCGACCGGTCCGCCGGCACGTACGCCGACGCCAGCGGCAAGATGGTCGTCACCGTGACCGACGCGGCCGCCGCCCGCGAGGTCCGGGCGGCCGGCGCCACCCCGAAGCTGGTCACCCGCGGCGCCGCCGAGCTGGCCCGGGCCACCGCCGAGCTGGAGAACGGCGCCAAGATCCCGGGCACCGCCTGGTGGACCGACCCGGCGACCAACCAGGTGGTGGTCTCCGTCGACAGCACGATCACCGGCGCCAAGCTGGACCGGGTCAAGGCGGCCGCCGCGCGGACCAACGGCGCGGTGCGGATCGAGGCCGAGCCCGGTGTGCTGAGCACCCGGATCTCCGGCGGCCACGCCATCTACGCCGGCGGCGGCGGGCGCTGCTCGCTCGGCTTCAACGTGCGCAGCGGCAGCACCTACTACTTCCTGACCGCCGGGCACTGCACCAACATCTCCTCCAGCTGGTACAGCAACTCCAGCCAGACCAACCTGCTGGGCACCCGGACCGGCAGCAGCTTCCCGGGCAACGACTACGGCATCGTGCGGCACAACAACTCCGCCAACGCGGCCGGCAACGTCTACCTCTACAACGGCAGCTACCGCGACATCACCGCGGCCGGCAACGCGTACGTCAACCAGTCGGTGCAGCGCTCCGGCAGCACCACCGGCCTGCGCAGCGGCCGGGTGACCGCGCTCAACGCCACGGTGAACTACGCCGAGGGTTCGGTCTCCGGGCTGATCCGCACCACCGTCTGCGCCCAGCCGGGCGACAGCGGCGGCCCGCTCTTCGCCGGCAGCACCGCCCTGGGCCTGACCTCCGGCGGCAGCGGCAACTGCACCACCGGTGGCACCACCTACTTCCAGCCGGTCACCGAGGCGCTGAGCCGCTACGGCGTCAGCATCTTCTGA
- a CDS encoding SGNH/GDSL hydrolase family protein, whose amino-acid sequence MSLARRALAALASVTATVTLLAAAPSPAQAAPGPPPSSMASLGDSITRGFNACGWYVDCTARSFSTGDYATVNSHYLRIRTVNPAIGGRNHNDARSGAKSADMYGQAGTAVSQGVGYVTMLIGANDACTSSESSMTPVSTFRANIDSALNRLKAGLPTARVLVISIPDIHRLWSVGRTSGSARTAWSLFGICQSMLANPTSTAQADVDRRARVRQRVVDYNTQLAQACAAYGANCLFDGNAVFGYPFTLGQLSGWDYFHPNTSGQQVLASVSYAAGFRW is encoded by the coding sequence ATGTCCCTCGCCCGCCGCGCGCTGGCCGCCCTCGCCAGCGTCACCGCCACCGTCACCCTGCTCGCCGCCGCCCCCTCCCCCGCCCAGGCCGCCCCCGGCCCACCGCCGAGCTCGATGGCGAGTCTCGGCGACTCCATCACCCGCGGCTTCAACGCCTGCGGCTGGTACGTCGACTGCACCGCGCGGTCGTTCAGCACCGGCGACTACGCCACCGTCAACAGCCACTATCTGCGGATCCGGACGGTCAACCCGGCGATCGGCGGCCGCAACCACAACGACGCCCGGTCCGGGGCGAAGTCGGCCGACATGTACGGGCAGGCCGGCACCGCGGTCAGCCAGGGCGTCGGCTACGTCACCATGCTGATCGGCGCGAACGACGCCTGCACCAGTTCGGAGTCGAGCATGACCCCGGTGAGCACCTTCCGGGCGAACATCGACTCCGCGCTCAACCGGCTCAAGGCCGGCCTGCCCACCGCCCGGGTGCTGGTGATCAGCATCCCCGACATCCACCGGCTCTGGTCCGTCGGCCGCACCAGTGGCAGCGCCCGCACCGCCTGGTCGCTCTTCGGCATTTGCCAGTCCATGTTGGCCAACCCGACCTCCACCGCCCAGGCCGACGTGGACCGGCGGGCCCGGGTCCGGCAGCGGGTGGTCGACTACAACACCCAACTGGCCCAGGCCTGCGCCGCGTACGGCGCGAACTGCCTGTTCGACGGCAACGCGGTGTTCGGCTACCCGTTCACCCTCGGCCAGCTCTCCGGCTGGGACTACTTCCACCCGAACACCAGCGGCCAGCAGGTGCTGGCGAGCGTCTCGTACGCCGCCGGCTTCCGCTGGTAG
- a CDS encoding winged helix-turn-helix transcriptional regulator — MRPPALDWSVENCTIARAMAVLGEKWTLVVLREVFNGVRRFDDMRIRTGIPRQVLTNRLATLVEEGVLRRQPYREPGSRERHEYRLTEKGLDLWPVLVAVLGWGDRYLADPDGSPLSVGHRDCGGEVRVELRCERGHPVTAARDVVPRPGPGARRRAD; from the coding sequence ATGAGACCCCCCGCGCTGGACTGGTCGGTGGAGAACTGCACCATCGCCCGGGCGATGGCGGTGCTCGGCGAGAAGTGGACCCTGGTGGTGCTCCGCGAGGTGTTCAACGGCGTACGCCGCTTCGACGACATGCGGATCCGCACCGGGATCCCCCGCCAGGTGCTCACCAACCGGCTGGCCACCCTGGTCGAGGAGGGGGTGCTGCGCAGGCAGCCGTACCGGGAGCCGGGCAGCCGGGAACGGCACGAGTACCGGTTGACCGAGAAGGGGCTCGACCTCTGGCCGGTGCTGGTGGCGGTGCTCGGCTGGGGGGACCGCTACCTGGCCGACCCGGACGGCTCGCCGTTGAGCGTCGGGCACCGCGACTGCGGCGGCGAGGTGCGCGTCGAGCTGCGCTGCGAGCGGGGGCACCCGGTGACCGCGGCGCGCGACGTGGTGCCCCGGCCCGGCCCGGGAGCGCGCCGCCGGGCCGACTGA
- a CDS encoding PaaI family thioesterase, with protein sequence MTQTQARSRTFSWSDPGLNAALVGRRSGLELLRAMIAGELAAPPVMHLIDMTRMEADEGRVAVELVPQEFHYNPLGTVHGGVISTLLDTAAACAVHTTLPAGVGYTSLDLNVKFLRPVTVDSGVLRCEGTVLQRGRRTALAEAKLVDARSRLVAHATSSCLLLPLDSPTP encoded by the coding sequence ATGACACAGACGCAGGCGCGCAGCCGTACCTTCTCCTGGTCCGACCCGGGCCTCAACGCCGCGCTCGTCGGCCGGCGCAGCGGCCTGGAACTGCTCCGCGCGATGATCGCCGGTGAGCTGGCCGCGCCGCCGGTGATGCACCTGATCGACATGACCCGGATGGAGGCCGACGAGGGCCGGGTCGCGGTCGAGCTGGTGCCGCAGGAGTTCCACTACAACCCGCTCGGCACCGTGCACGGCGGGGTCATCTCCACCCTGCTGGACACCGCGGCGGCCTGCGCCGTGCACACCACGCTGCCGGCCGGCGTCGGCTACACCTCGCTGGACCTGAACGTGAAGTTCCTGCGTCCGGTCACCGTGGACTCCGGCGTCCTGCGCTGCGAGGGCACCGTCCTGCAGCGCGGCCGCCGCACCGCGCTGGCCGAGGCGAAGCTGGTCGACGCCCGGTCCCGGCTGGTCGCCCACGCCACCTCGAGCTGCCTCCTGCTTCCCCTCGACTCCCCCACGCCCTGA
- a CDS encoding acyl-ACP desaturase, whose translation MTALSQTALLVELEPVVERNLDRHLSLAKEWFPHEYVPWSEGRTFDGPLGGQPWSDADSTLPEVARTALVVNLLTEDNLPSYHHEIATLFGRDGAWGTWVHRWTAEEGRHGTAIRDYLTVTRAVDPVALERARMVHMSAGYVNAHDDEVLHSLAYVSFQELATRISHRNTGRATGDPVCEALLARVAADENLHMVFYRNLLAAAFELAPSQAMRAVADVVADFQMPGNGIEGFARKSVAIALAGIYDLRQHRDEVLMPVLRQWDVWNVTGLDGDGEAARDQLARQLDDLERAAARFEDKRDARRARLTAAG comes from the coding sequence TGCTCGTCGAGCTGGAGCCGGTGGTCGAGCGCAACCTCGACCGGCACCTCTCGCTGGCGAAGGAGTGGTTCCCGCACGAGTACGTGCCGTGGAGCGAGGGACGCACCTTCGACGGCCCGCTGGGCGGCCAGCCGTGGTCGGACGCCGACTCGACCCTTCCCGAGGTGGCCCGCACCGCGCTGGTGGTCAACCTGCTCACCGAGGACAACCTGCCCTCGTACCACCACGAGATCGCCACCCTGTTCGGCCGGGACGGCGCCTGGGGCACCTGGGTGCACCGGTGGACGGCCGAGGAGGGGCGGCACGGCACGGCGATCCGGGACTACCTGACGGTGACCCGGGCGGTCGACCCGGTCGCCCTGGAGCGGGCCCGGATGGTGCACATGTCGGCGGGCTACGTCAACGCGCACGACGACGAGGTGCTGCACTCGCTGGCGTACGTGTCGTTCCAGGAGCTGGCCACCCGGATCTCGCACCGCAACACCGGCCGGGCCACCGGCGACCCGGTGTGCGAGGCGCTGCTGGCCCGGGTCGCCGCGGACGAGAACCTGCACATGGTCTTCTACCGCAACTTGCTCGCCGCCGCCTTCGAGCTGGCGCCCAGCCAGGCGATGCGGGCGGTGGCGGATGTGGTGGCCGACTTCCAGATGCCCGGCAACGGGATCGAGGGCTTCGCCCGCAAGTCGGTGGCGATCGCGCTCGCCGGCATCTACGACCTGCGCCAGCACCGGGACGAGGTGCTGATGCCGGTGCTGCGGCAGTGGGACGTCTGGAACGTCACCGGCCTGGACGGCGACGGTGAGGCCGCCCGCGACCAGCTGGCCCGCCAGCTCGACGACCTGGAGCGCGCCGCCGCCCGGTTCGAGGACAAGCGCGACGCCCGCCGGGCCCGACTGACCGCCGCCGGCTGA